From Carettochelys insculpta isolate YL-2023 chromosome 8, ASM3395843v1, whole genome shotgun sequence, a single genomic window includes:
- the LOC142016709 gene encoding gamma-crystallin B-like — MGRIILYEDRNFQGRSVECSSDRPDFQSQLSRCSSARVESGCFMLYERPNYQGQQFFVRRGDYPDFHSEGFCTTIRSCRLIPLHRGTFRIRIYEQEDHRGNMAEFTDDCPQIMDQLRSQEVRSCSVMEGYWILYEMPHYRGHQYLLRPGEYRRYSEWGSMSGRFGSLRRAAEYC, encoded by the exons ATGGGAAGG ATCATCCTTTACGAGGACAGGAACTTCCAGGGCCGCTCTGTGGAATGCAGCAGCGACCGTCCGGATTTCCAGAGTCAGCTCAGCCGCTGTAGCTCCGCGCGAGTGGAAAGCGGCTGCTTCATGCTGTACGAACGGCCCAACTACCAGGGGCAGCAGTTCTTTGTGAGAAGGGGAGATTATCCCGACTTCCACTCTGAGGGGTTCTGCACCACCATTCGGTCCTGCCGGCTCATCCCATTG CACAGGGGCACCTTCCGGATAAGGATCTATGAGCAGGAGGATCACAGAGGCAACATGGCAGAGTTCACCGACGACTGTCCCCAAATCATGGACCAGCTACGCTCCCAGGAGGTGCGATCTTGTTCTGTGATGGAGGGCTACTGGATCCTGTACGAAATGCCCCATTACCGGGGCCACCAATACCTGCTGAGGCCCGGGGAGTACAGGCGATACAGCGAGTGGGGCTCTATGAGTGGCAGATTCGGCTCTCTGAGACGTGCCGCTGAATATTGCTGA